GGCCGCGGAGGCAGAGACCATTCATGCCCACGCCCACCTGCGGGTGCTGGGCGGGATTTCTTCCACCGAGGAGAACCTCAAGGAAGCGATAAGCGGCGAGACTCACGAATTTACTGCTATGTATCCGGAGATGATCAAGACGGCTGAAAACGAGGGCTTCAATGCCGCCTTGAAGACCTTCACCCTGGCCAATGCGGTGGAAAAAGTTCATGCCGATCTTTACCGTAAGGCCCTGGAGAATCTTGGCAAGTCCGATACTGTGGATTATTATGTCTGCCAGGCGTGCGGCCATACGCTCGAAGGAGAGCCGGACGGACCCTGCGAGGTTTGCGGAGCGGCAAAAAGCGCCTTCAAAAAGATGGACTGAAATACTCTCCCACGGACGCTCAAAGCCGGGCCCCTGGGCCCGGCTTTTTCTATTGGTGCGGATCTGTACCTCTGGCAAGGCGCGGGCTCGATGGCAGTATGAACCAATGATTCATCATGAGGTGTGACTATGGAAAAATGCCCGGTGTGCAAGGAATTGAAAAAGGGAAAGTACTGGTGCAGCGCCTGTAAAGCAGTCTTCGTTTGCCCCATCCAGGCTTGCGGCGCCGAGATCCGCAAACACGACGCCGCGGAGTGCCCTCGATGCGGGCTGTTGCTGGCTGACTATATCACCAACCGAAAGATGTATCGACAGTGTCCCAAATGTAAGAAGAAACAGGGACTTTCGGAGCCGCAATGCAAATATTGCAAGTACTGGTTCAGCTGTCCCACCTGCGGGCACAAGGTGCCTTCGACCAGCATGCTGACCTGCCCCCGCTGTGCCACCAGCCTGCGATGAGTGAATAAGTAAAGCTTCTTCGTTTCACTTGGACTCCAGGCCTTTTTC
The Desulfuromonas sp. TF genome window above contains:
- a CDS encoding rubrerythrin family protein, coding for MSDLKGSKTENNLKEAFAGESQANRKYLAFAQMADKEGFTQVAKLFRAAAEAETIHAHAHLRVLGGISSTEENLKEAISGETHEFTAMYPEMIKTAENEGFNAALKTFTLANAVEKVHADLYRKALENLGKSDTVDYYVCQACGHTLEGEPDGPCEVCGAAKSAFKKMD